Below is a window of Bactrocera tryoni isolate S06 unplaced genomic scaffold, CSIRO_BtryS06_freeze2 scaffold_7, whole genome shotgun sequence DNA.
cagtttttattactttttattccGTGCTCAACAAAATTCGAAAGGATACTAAGCAAAATCGGCTAATGAGATCTCAACTTCTTGCTAAATTAGAAAATGATGCTAATATGCTATTTGACAACAAAAGTTTCGAAAAAGGGGAAATCCCAGCGGACACTGGCAatggaagtttaaaaaatagcaaatgCTATGAGAGGGGggatgtaaataaaaataaagtttataaataCTTTACTAATTCAACTCGCCAAGACAACCACCATTATAACAGTATGAGCTCGTATACTAATATAATTCATGCCGATAAACATTTggctgaaaaaaaatgttttcacttGAGTGAAAAAATTTGCTCTAAATGTGATGAACCGTTAAAGAGCTATGAAAGGTGTTGTCTATATTGCCAAGAACGACTTTATACAAACGAAATAGAACGTGGAGAAGTTCAATCAAAGGTTAAAGACAATGTCATTTATTGTGATAAACACAGTTCAAGAATTGACAGGACATATGAAAGGGAGAATTGTAGATCTAGTGAAAGTTTTCAGTTTGATGAAAGTGAcatggaaaaatatacataccGTTTTGTATTAGTTTGTCATAAATGTGAACGAATATACATAGCTTGTCAAAATTGCGTTGTAAAAAAAGCCGTTTGCCGAGCCTGTCATCGTAAACTTAATATTTGCATGCGTTGTAGACGtaatttatgtaatatatgCAGGAATAAAATTGCTACGGGCCAGAATACGGACCGAATATATACGAATGATACGCAGGCTAATAAACAGGTGAGAATGAATTGTTTaggttttgtaaatatttataataaacaaagaacttgttgttgttcttcaaccctttaaatagttattatttgttaaatgcTTCATTATTACAGATTGAAGAAAACCATTTAAAGCAAGGCGTGGATTCATTTCGCATACTTAATTTAAATACTACCCCAAACATTGCTGAAGATGGTTACAACAGTTCATTAATTGGTACCGTTGCTAAAGATACACCATGTCATCAAATTAAAGATAATTTGGGGGATGAGAAGCCACAAGTTCCTCATTTGGATAGTATTGaagtaaaatgtttttatttagatGAAGACGAAAATTCGTGCATTGACGGTGTCCGCCACGAAACGGATAAGCATCTGTCTCGATACATGAAAAATTATGGTGATGTCGCCCGATTGCGGATAGACAAAGAATGTAGCAAAAGCGAATCTCGCCATTTTGGCACACAAACAATCAATTCCAACTTGAAGCGGCGTGATATTATGCTGAAAGAGGAGCATTATTTGTCGATGCCATTGCTACGAGAAATGCCAAAAATGACGAGAAAGCAATTATTAAATTGTCCCGAAATGGACACAGCACATAGAACACGGAAACTCAATTGTATCAAGCAGAAGTGGGAGGTATGGCAGCTTTAGATATATCcatattgtttatattatatacgaGTAGAACAGGCAGGTTCTGTAATTCatggatataaaagtgaaaaatatacttagtgcaaaattaattttatatcgaGAAAATACGTAATTAAAATAAaggtaattttcaactttaaaatcGAAAACTacaagcttcctgcggctataactatatatattcttgatctgaagaatctcctctatccgaacaaacccattttattcccgaaattctgggacggtatactaaagccgatcCAAGTATTGCCTCATTGAAACCAACACGACTAAAAATAATTTCCGTAACATGATCtaccagaaaaaatattttaggtttAAATAAGGTAAAAACTAGTAATTTACTTTTTCCAAAGAAGTTTTCTTTAGCCTATTTTTTTTATCAGGTTTGTACGATTTACAAAGCTTTCATTAGGTTTCATTAGTTTCTAATGCTACTGGTGAGGTCACTATATTATTCACATTAACCGCAACCAATAGTTCTTTCTGTATTTAGCTGATCTCCAATCTTtgcaaatatactatatacgcactaattttttattattatattgatgaacatatgcattttattttttgaataatttgaaaacaattttttcgttttttagaATAACAAACCCAAACACACtcgtttgtgtatatattttaatttcaactttcACTCGAATTCCAGAACCTGCCCGATAGTATAATATGAAGATATTTAAATGTAATACATGCTTACGAAATTTGTATGAATTATAATATTCTAGGTGCCAGCCGTACAGAAGTGTATTATTACTCAGAATTCTCATACCCTAACTCAAGTGGGCGCTATACGAAAGCAACTACAAGCTGAATGTCTGAGTGATGCGCAAATTTATTAGGTTTTATTTATCAAAGTGGTAGTTTCTAGAAAtattttggataataattcaaatttgtatTGACAGTATGAACtttagaaaatacatatatcatttattttgtatcatcaaattttattgtttatattattttgtaccatacatttattttcacatatgtAAGGGGTGTTCCAATTCtaggttccttacttttttaaagaaaaaacacacaaactttaaatataatggAGAATATctgttatcattcgaaagaccattctttggcatttatttttgaagattatctctatCAAAAGCtggccgcggctacatctcaaatggtccatccgttgagtcgaattttcaatgactcgttcgaacaaATGTTTGCTCCAAGGCGTGAATTGAAGCAGGATTGTCCGcttaaactttagactttacatatctccataAGAaagagtctaacggtgtgaaattatttgctcaccgaagtgttctctaaataaatccattgatgtATGCGATGTGagagaagtggcgccgtcttgttaaaaTTAAACGTTGCCAGATCACGGacttcaatttcagtcatcaaataggCGATTATCATGGCGCTATAACGGTCGTTATTGATAACCGTCATCATTTACGAataaatatgaaccgatgattcccctggcccacaaaccacaccaaacccttGTTTATTCTGGATAATATTAAAAACGTTAATAACAACatcgagagtataaaaaaattacttcaaaatcAACTATATTTGCTGGAGGAAAAGTAAAACTCCAAGCATCTGTAAAGAAGATAGAGACAAGGTCTACCAAAAAATTAAGCCAAACagatattttaaagttattttaattaaacgtttttgttattaaatatatttattatatattaaatataaaggaTTACTATATTACGACTGTTGTAAGAGCGCTCATGtcgaaaaaaaagtatattatttagatatgtatattgtacCCATGTTATcagtaatatatataatatgttcggGCATTACTAATAGATTTGGAATTTtacaaattagaaaaaatagtttaaaacttatgaaaaaatgtgtattaaaaaatctatttaagGATGACCCATTTAATAAAGATTAAATCAAATATGTGAGAGcggtttttaaatatatagaaaaaacaaagaagcaAGTGTTGAAGACTACGACAATAGGGATGGATTAGTATTATATCTCAGATGACGGCTAGTAACCCATAACGCTATGAGCCTATGCGTGATCTGCTTGGATTTTGCATACGCGGACAAACGTCCTATCCACATAATTGAAGAGAAACTAAGTATCCTAATGCTGGGAGTAATGTCAATTTGAGAGTACTACaacgaagtaaataaaaaatttaccctgctaataaataaaacaattctgACACAATAAAGTTGTTTGACAGATTTTCTACGAAACAGAATCTGACCTCCTAGGGtacaatttccttaaaaaattttactattagcaaaaaatagtaaaactttgttcacaatttcaaaatctatctcgtccccctcaaagtaattcctCTTGGCCGCAATACACCTGTTCCAACGTTTTCTCCAATCCACGAAAAAGTTAAAGTctatttccggaatagccttcaatgcgcatagcgtttcacatttgatattttcaattgactcaaagcgGTTTTCCCGGAGCGGTCGTCTGAGTTTGCTAAATAGgcagaagtcacacgaagctaaatcGGAAATAGGGTGGTTGCGGTATGATGTAGGTTGAAAATTTGATGAATAACTCctgaagaatcaatgcagtacgacggtgcattatagtggagcaaaaacaaaaagatgtCGGCCCATAaatccggcctctttttacgaatagcttcgcgaacgacgcataacactcaaatagtaatCCTAGTTGAaatttggccggtcggaaggaattcagagtgcaccacacctcgatagcagcagtaagatctctgactgttaatcgtcggttctaaagcaccaatttctttattttattgtcgtgttgatcatcagttgatgttgatggccgtcctgaacgtggttcTTCGTGAACGAGTtatcgaccctctttgaataatttgtaccaatcaaaaaacTTGCTCACAACAAACAATTAACACCGACGGCCTTTTCGGACGTATCGgcatcagaaatttgattccgcattgttgaataatttcatatatCGTAAATTCGCTGAATgcactttattaaatttaaatttattaaaagtaagACGCAAAACTTCCTCAAATCGAGCAAACAAGGAACAAGGATATTCCTCACATCGAGCCGAGGGTAATAACGGCAAAAATACTGCTGTTAATAGCGGCCACTTCTATTTATAACAagataacgacccaaaacacgTGCAGGGTTGctatgaaattataaataaatccataggtcccgcaatcaccatacattaatcctattcaaaatatcttgaactttttgaaaaatcgtattcgaaaacatcgaagttcatcaaaataaggccaagaagctggatcatggacttagtgggtcaaaatattcggaaataatactagaaattgagtggaGAGCATACATCGATGTCTAGGGACAATGATAGCAACAAATtgtaggccaaaaaccgctaaaactactgtaattacttttgatttatataaataatcgttagtgtatgtaaacttttttgatataaattatgccaattttaagctttagcattaattttttttatttgtgtaaaaaaaaatattttaatatgctaaatttaatgttaaatatacatcttttgaaatggacagaaaaaaaccacaaaatttattcattttatagcTAATAAACGTGCCGTAATTTAAtggaactaggtgtatgtaaactttattggtccactgtatgtaCATTATTGCAATGTATAATACTGTACTCAGTACGTGGATTGAATAGAAGAGTTTCTCAAAACAAAACTGTGTGGGCCAAGTTTGAGAATATTTCGTGAACTTCTTCTACAGAGACTTCAATGTCATGACGCGTGTGTAGTTACGCCAGGCCGATCAATCTATCATTCAGAGCTTGCATTCGTTacaggaagtgtgcagaatatgcgaagaaaaccATGATTATGGGGTATAGGTCTACAGcgcagttcttcaacgtttcctatgcagtagtcggtaacttgGTTGTCTTTTGACTTCTGCCTCTGCCCGATTCGCTTGAAACGTCGCCCGACGCTGACATTATCCAAAAGTtctttgaatctatctatcaagATATCAACTTCTTCTACTGGgagcagcaaactcagttgaaatccatccaatacttctctagaaaagcgcgTTTTCATAATATTCTCACGCAGAAATTTTCGCCTTTGTTTTGTCGACCATAGAttcttggtttttgttcgtcaactttcagttctgACGTCATAttcgtgtctgaataaatggatggaaaatgttcctcagctttttgtcttcgatttcggaaTTTTACAAGCAACGTATCTATCATATTTAATGCCTTTTCCAGATCGATCGGTTCTTTCTGAAGAATCGCACTGAGTGAATGTGTTAGAGATAGAATATCCCAactataaattcaaatttgtatacGGCTGAGATGACTATCGTTGTTTTCCCGTTCTTTCCTTATTTTTCCAGTTACTAATTTTTATCAGAGCTTTAACGATCAACGACACTTTTGcggaaaattggataactgcatCGCGCCGTTGAACCCATCTTGTTTCACATAACTGGATAAGATGTTTACCAAGTTTCGCGAATTTTTTTCAAGGACAAATCGCGGAGAAGGTATCAATTGAACAGATCACAGATGGAACTGAATTCAACAGTTTACAAGTTCTTTATCAAGCCGCGTCGTTTCAAATTTAACACTTTCAGTTACGGATCTGCCtggatttattaacaatttttagcAGTAGTAAAATTCTAAGTAAGACATTTAGCCCTTGGGCTAACTTTCATTTCCGAAACccttaataaagaaaaatgaattatgtCATAAATTAAAAGGAATGTACATTAAAAACTCTTCGTAATTATCTCTACAGTATAACGAATCTCGAAATCCATACAGTTCATCAACCCTTGACATTTGCACTGTCAACCCGTAACTCCAACcgaaaaatgaaaagatggcaTGCATTTATTTGCTCCAAATTTCATATACCAACCTGCTAAAACTAATATAGTGGCAGGAGCGCTGTCGCGGCttgacggcagacttgtgcatttaggcagctgatagtgaaatttgtttatttattaaaaaaaaagtgaaataaaagtgtgcgaaaaagttaagaatattggaaaaatgtatagcaaactgtgcgttgtttattgtCTGCcatctaaatatattaaaatttgtttttgttaatatacttacacataatttatttagcaatataaaactgcttacctctgatgctgcacacgcaaaggaggcggcagacttcatgcgacatctgtcaaaaaatagcaaaaatcggccatttttgagcagtgttgcctacacaaatttggaaaattcagctaaatgcacggaattcttgtgcattacaaacttacattaacatgggtcaaatgtgcaagtaaatataaattaagcccgctaatgatATTAGCGCTGTAGTCTGTGAGGACTATAAATCACGTAGAAATCATTCagcatatagaaaaaaaatattttttcaggaAGTATGAAAACAAATTAAGCTATTTGTAAGAAAGTGTGTAAtatgtaacaaaaataaatatgaccCTAATCCAAAAATAGTAGCAATGGGCGAAGCTTCAATTcctaaaaaaagttaatagcTTGTAACGAAGCTTTTTGCTGTCCCTGATTCTTATAGTTTGCTGAGGTATA
It encodes the following:
- the LOC120781705 gene encoding uncharacterized protein LOC120781705 isoform X3, whose amino-acid sequence is MLKDSLAKSLIMDNFLLNERRNHWSKSQINKETSIPYAIYGGKSLIKEYNNRYIKTNNENEHHIVERFSDTGTGENDVKTEKEEMAQTSQNQTRVVAPVSIPSNYLDPSLNKTCSRPAENLPLKTSTLSNDRTDIEIIVTNPHYQPTAYMTSRPNTTRHKLLRDLSHTALSSNEEIYTDHSEYIELETNRKKEYQRDLMEQIVEKRRTVQLLREKERIEDEALTRRLQEQLKSIHLEEQLAKKNIFTEKDTKQNRLMRSQLLAKLENDANMLFDNKSFEKGEIPADTGNGSLKNSKCYERGDVNKNKVYKYFTNSTRQDNHHYNSMSSYTNIIHADKHLAEKKCFHLSEKICSKCDEPLKSYERCCLYCQERLYTNEIERGEVQSKVKDNVIYCDKHSSRIDRTYERENCRSSESFQFDESDMEKYTYRFVLVCHKCERIYIACQNCVVKKAVCRACHRKLNICMRCRRNLCNICRNKIATGQNTDRIYTNDTQANKQIEENHLKQGVDSFRILNLNTTPNIAEDGYNSSLIGTVAKDTPCHQIKDNLGDEKPQVPHLDSIEVKCFYLDEDENSCIDGVRHETDKHLSRYMKNYGDVARLRIDKECSKSESRHFGTQTINSNLKRRDIMLKEEHYLSMPLLREMPKMTRKQLLNCPEMDTAHRTRKLNCIKQKWEVPAVQKCIITQNSHTLTQVGAIRKQLQAECLSDAQIY
- the LOC120781705 gene encoding uncharacterized protein LOC120781705 isoform X2, whose amino-acid sequence is MLKDSLAKSLIMDNFLLNERRNHWSKSQINKETSIPYAIYGGKSLIKEYNNRYIKTNNENEHHIVERFSDTGTGENDVKTEKELVQILDILWRRRSVLGNNLRKTCDHSRKENEERWNSFHKENSVGIYSLYAQESNKICIAWGREMAQTSQNQTRVVAPVSIPSNYLDPSLNKTCSRPAENLPLKTSTLSNDRTDIEIIVTNPHYQPTAYMTSRPNTTRHKLLRDLSHTALSSNEEIYTDHSEYIELETNRKKEYQRDLMEQIVEKRRTVQLLREKERIEDEALTRRLQEQLKSIHLEEQLAKKNIFTEKDTKQNRLMRSQLLAKLENDANMLFDNKSFEKGEIPADTGNGSLKNSKCYERGDVNKNKVYKYFTNSTRQDNHHYNSMSSYTNIIHADKHLAEKKCFHLSEKICSKCDEPLKSYERCCLYCQERLYTNEIERGEVQSKVKDNVIYCDKHSSRIDRTYERENCRSSESFQFDESDMEKYTYRFVLVCHKCERIYIACQNCVVKKAVCRACHRKLNICMRCRRNLCNICRNKIATGQNTDRIYTNDTQANKQIEENHLKQGVDSFRILNLNTTPNIAEDGYNSSLIGTVAKDTPCHQIKDNLGDEKPQVPHLDSIEVKCFYLDEDENSCIDGVRHETDKHLSRYMKNYGDVARLRIDKECSKSESRHFGTQTINSNLKRRDIMLKEEHYLSMPLLREMPKMTRKQLLNCPEMDTAHRTRKLNCIKQKWEVPAVQKCIITQNSHTLTQVGAIRKQLQAECLSDAQIY
- the LOC120781705 gene encoding uncharacterized protein LOC120781705 isoform X4 produces the protein MMVQMVKATEYHLMINHKLVDPKNNRACYQEMAQTSQNQTRVVAPVSIPSNYLDPSLNKTCSRPAENLPLKTSTLSNDRTDIEIIVTNPHYQPTAYMTSRPNTTRHKLLRDLSHTALSSNEEIYTDHSEYIELETNRKKEYQRDLMEQIVEKRRTVQLLREKERIEDEALTRRLQEQLKSIHLEEQLAKKNIFTEKDTKQNRLMRSQLLAKLENDANMLFDNKSFEKGEIPADTGNGSLKNSKCYERGDVNKNKVYKYFTNSTRQDNHHYNSMSSYTNIIHADKHLAEKKCFHLSEKICSKCDEPLKSYERCCLYCQERLYTNEIERGEVQSKVKDNVIYCDKHSSRIDRTYERENCRSSESFQFDESDMEKYTYRFVLVCHKCERIYIACQNCVVKKAVCRACHRKLNICMRCRRNLCNICRNKIATGQNTDRIYTNDTQANKQIEENHLKQGVDSFRILNLNTTPNIAEDGYNSSLIGTVAKDTPCHQIKDNLGDEKPQVPHLDSIEVKCFYLDEDENSCIDGVRHETDKHLSRYMKNYGDVARLRIDKECSKSESRHFGTQTINSNLKRRDIMLKEEHYLSMPLLREMPKMTRKQLLNCPEMDTAHRTRKLNCIKQKWEVPAVQKCIITQNSHTLTQVGAIRKQLQAECLSDAQIY
- the LOC120781705 gene encoding uncharacterized protein LOC120781705 isoform X1 — its product is MLKDSLAKSLIMDNFLLNERRNHWSKSQINKETSIPYAIYGGKSLIKEYNNRYIKTNNENEHHIVERFSDTGTGENDVKTEKESCITTFAYSGNRQQNYQFYKIQLHTSYWRKCSSLGQIRLLTLRNSPFCEKQSVALSWCLAAAKWYAVLRSARAVVKRIALRNPAYKYRRRYSWRNPAYKIGQPQVEMAQTSQNQTRVVAPVSIPSNYLDPSLNKTCSRPAENLPLKTSTLSNDRTDIEIIVTNPHYQPTAYMTSRPNTTRHKLLRDLSHTALSSNEEIYTDHSEYIELETNRKKEYQRDLMEQIVEKRRTVQLLREKERIEDEALTRRLQEQLKSIHLEEQLAKKNIFTEKDTKQNRLMRSQLLAKLENDANMLFDNKSFEKGEIPADTGNGSLKNSKCYERGDVNKNKVYKYFTNSTRQDNHHYNSMSSYTNIIHADKHLAEKKCFHLSEKICSKCDEPLKSYERCCLYCQERLYTNEIERGEVQSKVKDNVIYCDKHSSRIDRTYERENCRSSESFQFDESDMEKYTYRFVLVCHKCERIYIACQNCVVKKAVCRACHRKLNICMRCRRNLCNICRNKIATGQNTDRIYTNDTQANKQIEENHLKQGVDSFRILNLNTTPNIAEDGYNSSLIGTVAKDTPCHQIKDNLGDEKPQVPHLDSIEVKCFYLDEDENSCIDGVRHETDKHLSRYMKNYGDVARLRIDKECSKSESRHFGTQTINSNLKRRDIMLKEEHYLSMPLLREMPKMTRKQLLNCPEMDTAHRTRKLNCIKQKWEVPAVQKCIITQNSHTLTQVGAIRKQLQAECLSDAQIY